The DNA window TTAACTTAGGTTGACGTTGTTTTAATACCCTTGTGCCTtggattttgtaaattaaatcttcTGGGTGatacaatttttcatttatggtatttgacatttgacctgttttaatttttatataatatttcatttagaataaaattacattttagaatcgtttttgacattttcgattacaaaaatatatacgataaattaaacaaaatgggtgattttaattattttattattttactctaACAAGTCTGGCGATATAGGCGGGTCCAAAGTTAGCATCAATATGTGGAACTACAAGTTGGCCGTATTTCGGCTTCGCGTTTCCTTTGCCAAGCATCAATGTGCTACTAAGACTACTGAAGGGTACTGTCATGTCTCTGAAAAAAAGGTCAAGGTCCGTCTtagatacaaataataaaataagaaatgagaaaaaaataagaaaatggtTCTTATAGCGTATAAAGTTACCAATTTCTATGACAAGCgaaataaataagaacataaaaatatcacataataaaatatacataacattttttaaatataaattaaaatcataaatggCAACCGATTATAGAACTCGCCATACTGAGCTGTTATGTCATATTTTAGTTCAaactatcaaaataaaattgcacgAATTGTAAATCTATATAAAGAGAGTTTCGACTTACTATAAACGCGTATTACCGAAGGaaacaattaaatgaatttttaagacaacataaataaacacattttacatTCCCGTACACACAAAAAAGGTAAATTATTAGTACATTTTCGTCGAATATATATCGCAATTAATAATCATCGTTCATTTAACAGCCTCGCTCCCTAAACAgggccgtttaactagcggcctgaatgATATTCAGCCATTTGATCAAATAGCTAGACAAATCATATGGATCGATGACGTTTTACTAAAATTGAGAGAAAATTGAGCGCACCCAACGTGCCATTCTTAAAATatcctttaaaaaatctttccGCTACTCAACATCAAAATTGTACAGCGAAGCAGGGATCCTAACTGTAagacaactttatttaatagcaATATGCAGGCTTTTTTGGAAACTAACACCCCCTACACCAAATCTAACCAAACGCAAACCTTTATATAAGCAACCTAAAAATCGCACTTTTTTCGCTCAACGCTTTTTCTCCTTCCGAGGTCCTTTCATCTTTAACcaccttattaaaaataaaattatcactaacatttcaaaaatcacaCTTCATACTTTCACTAAACAActcaaacaatatcttgtCAAGCTGTCCTATACTAACACAGAAAACATTCTAatcgtacaaaaatagtgtaggtataaatttgttaagtagaattaattaattaagtaacgtctagatgtaaaaggaagagactggctgcccacaacacagggaatcctagtgtgggggccagtgcactctactttatagaatcaattaatgtattttgtggctaataaagttatttctttctttcttctttctttctttcttactAATTCCCTAGTTggctgttaatttaaatttagttccaCTTTCTGTCAGTCACAAACTAAAACCGAAATCTTCCAACTGTCAACATGGCGTCGGCATACCACAAATTTGACActgtttttcaaattttcatgaaaaacaacaagtacTATAATGgtgtgaatttaattttaaaagaaatatttttttatgttagatgtgaaatctttttatttctgccaCTTGCATACTTTATCGTACGAATGGCTTAGCCGGtttacaaatgttatgacaaatAGATATTCAAACCTAAGGGTTTGAATATCTTttaggccgctagttaaatgcgggatgcctacaggttcaaatttaaagaTGTGGAAATAAGtaataccttgatgatcttatgttctatactaaacgattttttttagtttattgtcagtttttctcttttggttctacgcccttgatttgagaactggcagcaaatttaaaattaaaaccacttcatatacatatatttcttttctgacgttcacaagtgtatattgtgttacctatatggaTAAATTTAGATCTTTTTACGTCAAATTAACAGCATACTAATATGCGACTGCaacatatatatcatatttaccacacagaataattaatttcgctCAACTTTTTTCAACCtgttgtttattaatacataaagaTACTTACTTGACAACAGCGACTATATTATCACCAACAAATGCCTGTTTGAGAGCTAAATGCACGACGCCATCATTTTGTATGGGACTTAGCGAACACGTTGAATATACAACTGCCCCGCCCACGCGCACCAGCCGTAGGgcatttctaaataaaatataaaaaaatcagtggtgctacaacctctttaggtcttggcctcaaatttctgaatctgtttcatgattttttttttaatctaataggcaagtaggtgatcagccttcagtgcctgacacacgtcgtcgactttttgggtctaagacatgtcggtttcctcacgatgttttccttcaccgttcgagcaaatgataaatgcgcacatagaaagaaagtctattggtgtacagccgggaatcgaacctacgacctcaggtatgagagtcgcacgttgaagccactaggccaacactgctctctctaaaaatatataacggctataatatcttaatatccaaatttaaaaaaatcaatggtaCTAcgacctttttaggtcttggcctcagatttttgaatctgatTCATACATTCATACACTGAGTGCCTGAtacaactttttgggtctaagacaagccgGTTTTATCACGTTTTTCCTTCAGCATTCGAGCAAATGAAATTGATGATGATTGATTGAATgagcaaaataaattattattaataaatataatactttgaCTTACACAAGCAACTGCGACTGCAACTCCGGTATCCTAAGTCTCTCTCTAATCCTATCCGgtctgaatatattattatcatccTCATTCAAAGAGTGTCTGTCTGTTGTACACGGAACATCTACTAAAACCTGAGaacagttataaaataatcgaGGACCCGACAAACTTTGTCCTGTACACACACGTCATCAAGAACATTCTCGAATCCACAGACAAAAAATGACATCAACATCGGTCAATTACAAATAGAAGATGTATATATGTCGGAAAGAGATCGTCAAACAATCAGTATGCACATCGTCATTAGTGGGTTTATTGGGCATTTGGGTAAACTccgaaaaaaatacatgaaaaattagggtacaatatttaatttagtatgaTTACTTTTTCAAGGAATGATTTGATTTCGAGTCAAGGCATCGATTCGATTGGATAGATCAATTCGGACCAACATCATCACCACAATACTTAATCAGAATTCAGAACTAAAATCTCACTGTCTAATGTCAAATTGGCGGCCTACTCAAGGGTTTTACTCGGCTCTAATTAGTCGTAAAAATATGCTTACTTTTAATCGTTCATTCAAAAATTAAGAtgattcttaaaataaataggagGAATCCAAATTATTAACCAAAATAACAATTAGAATTAACGGTCAATTGACTAAATCAGAAAATTTCCTGACAATCCCACCATTCCCcgacatatatatacagtgtAAGTTCTATGTAACATCACTCGATTTAACGTCAAAGTCTCTAAAGCGTGGTAATCAATTGACTTTGGTTTGGTTTAGCTTGTCTACCATACAATGATACACTCTACATAGTAAGTGCCTTTTAAGTAGCTAACTGAGCGAAgcactattttaaattacggCTAAAAATTTAAGTCAAATGGCgcaatcataaaattaataaacaaatatgtaattaaattctatcTAATTACTTGTTAAATCGTTtgcatgtatttaattatttatttatcctttattgccttatacaaaaacacacataacaaaaaaaaaaaacagttacaaaagatataaagcaaagggcggccttatcgcttacaagcgatttcttccaggcatgtatatattgtttataaattaaaagtctaATTGTATCAACTAATCTCTCCTTCCAGCATACAGTAAACACTAGtaaacagaaagagacgaaataGTACTTTTAGTACATATTCACCTTATCAAATCCCATATCATCTGTGAACAATCTTCCGTCTTTGTTAGTGCACACAACTCTCTCCTGCCATTTGTTATTTGTCCTAAAGTCAATTAAATAGTTccgtaatatgttttttaatctgAAATATAGAAGTAatttttatgacatatttatataaggaaATCAAACCactataattgattttttttgaaaatgaaaaagtataaaagatcatctttttatatctatagaGCATTTCCATCAATTGTGCATTCAAACCAAtgtatttctaattatttgaaaacatttaacaattgCTCATATGGTGAAAAAAATGTTCATGTTCTTTACCAGTCCCCATGGGCACAGAAAGCTAATGAGTAATTCTCGAtgaaaatatagaattattgTGTATTAAAACTCCTGTAATACAATTTAGCAAACTATACAATTACCTATTAGATCTAGATATAGAACTGTCATTACAGACAAGTACATCCGGTAATAAAGTCTGTAATGCTATAAGTGATTTTCCTCCTGGTGCTGCACACAAATCCAATACTCTATCTCCTTGTTGAAGACACAATGCCAATACAGGCAGCACACTACTCCCATCTAGTGGATAGTAATTGAATACACctgaaataaaagtaattgtaatatCAAACAGTAATTTTCATGTGGCAGTCTCTTGGTAACGATAACTGAAAAGCACTCAAAACTCAAAGATATGTAAATTGTGTTAAATATATGCGCAATTACATCTGAAATTATTGTTGCAATAAAATCATGTCTTGAAtggaaataaatttcaattgtgtttttgaaatttttagtaataatatttttcaaactagtcatttgaaatttttttttgagtgttcaattgtttaattgctaagatagtggtacaattagatatgttacttataaaaatccgTTAGAATTTGTGTCTGTTAACCTAGATACTTGCCCATgctataaaagcaccttgcctttaaaaattaattttaaatttgatataaattaaactaggtaaatgataatgtatgtatacgtATGAAATGACAGACGTCATAATCAGAACCTCTTCTTTACTTGAACTACAGCTGTTTTAGTATTAATGTAAGTATAGAGAAAAAATGGATAGGAATGGATGAATATgtgtcacaattttttttgttattcttgaaaaatttaattcatagctataattagttaattcaatacaaattattagtaatcataaaaaacttttgatCATACCTGTAGTAGACCTCTTTGGTTCagaaaatttatacatttcacTACCAGTTTCATATgtcataattttcaaatattctgGAAATTTAAACTCAGTTTCTGGTTCTATGACTAATGGGAAATCTCCACTctctgaaaaattaataaaataaaaatttaattggaaTGTAGTCTGCtacgacatttttatttttatgtatataataggggggcaaacAAGCCAGCGGGATGCCccaaaagggcagtcatcacagcccatagacacccatctCCATAACTACATTAGCTTAACAGGctaccaaaaataaatacatgtacataatcaatatttttaaattggcaagatataattataaagtcaATGTTTTTAAGAGTTGCTTCTGGTGGGGCCATACATATAAGCCTGTCAATCTGGGACACTTATAAAACAGAATACTTACGAGTAGAATAGAAAGAATAGTGTAGCGATTCAGGAACAAATTCCTCCATGCCCTTTAATTTTGTCGCTGGCACATACTGGTACAAAGATTCTGAAGATATTCCCATTGCTGGATCTATGATCCGACTATAGTCTATGTCTGCTTGATCTATTGCTTCGTCCAAGTTTTTTGACATATgtcttgaaaataaatttataaaaccaatatatatatatcaaaaaacaaaaatgaaatgaaatatatgaaGTATTTTGTGAGCTCTCTCTTTCTGTTTGTCTCTTATATCAGGGAGTACCCAGTTCTTCACTTTTGGAGTGTTCACTCAACGTctcttataaatatagtaatatatggTAACTTCTTACACTTACATTGATTTTTCTTTCTCAATTTTAACTTCATCTGTGTTTTTCAATATTGTATCCTTTAGTTCCAATTTTTCTGGAACTTCCTGACTTTGTGGATAAATACTAGAAATTTCGTCACTCTGAAGTTTTGATATGTAATTTCCAATTGAATTATCTTTGCTTTGTTCCTCCGGTGTAGGTTCTAATggataatttgtatgaaactcTTTTTGTACAgacattaatgtttttaaacaatgtGCTCctgaaaaaagaaacatttaatatgtatgatgtatacatatatttattttaataaataatactgtcTTGGTATACATTTCAAAAAGATAAATCTATGTTTTTGCTGGAAATCTTAACTATTGTTTAATAGTGCTTGGTAATAGTTAACAGAGAGATTACCTTTGTGCGACAAGTCTTCCATTGTTTCTTCAGTATCCCCGTAGTTGTTTACAACAGCAACATACTTTGAACGCCGAAAGAGAGCTTCCCTCATTGACGTCCACTGATCGCCGAAAACCGAACCgtaaaaatcatcaaaatgatttattgCCTTATATTTGGGTCCAGTTTTCTTTTTCAGCTTCGcctataataaatgtttcaatagaatttattcttattaaataaaaattctcaacataaaaacattcaaaatacATACCCAGTGTGTTTTGGTTTTATGTCGAATTGGCGCCGTAATTAATGGGTATAAatacgtatatttatttatcttcaaaacatttaacattGTTATTAGCAGTGTCTTAATAAGTTAcgtaaaactataaaaataagcgGCAATAACTTTTACAAGATTTATTGATACTGCTATTGCTATTTGTTGTGTATACTGTATATTAGGTTTCAGGTTATTGTTGGAAAGTAGAAACTGGAGAGTTGAGACTTGAGAGTTTGGATATcatatttgacaattgacagttTATTCAGAGCAGATTAatacgaaaataaaacatctatggcgatataaatttttaaaattttcgatTATCAGCTTCTCATACTAAAACTgcactataaaatataaatccttTAAttctaaagtttttaaaacatgtcatttattttattgtacagATTGTCACAGTCAGAAAATGGCAGAAAGAGATGTATACATATGTAGCGCTCCCGCTTTTACAACGCGCGCCAACAACAAATTCCTTGGTATTGATTTGTTTACAAGGATTGGGATGGGAGAATTGGATATTgtgctatattattatactatatatatctcAACAACCTTGTCAAGACTGAAAACGATTTGGAGATAATAATCGTACCTAATTACCACCTTCCGTGTTGAGGTGTTTATCAGTTAATCGTGCCAGGCAAAGTTTAGCCCCTGGAAGTTTTAGGGGTCTTTTAAGCTTAATTACCCGTGAAGCGAGACGTATTATCGATTGCAAAGTCCTTCCGTGATTCGACACACTGGATAAACGATCTCGTAACttgataagaataaaaaatgtgcAGTGAGACTAAAATGTGTGTCAGTTGTACGGATATCACGATGCAAAGGTATGTttcttcttattatatatacatgtagAATTAGAATCAATATTTAAGCTGATACTATGAATGATTTTTGCTTTGTTTGTAGATTTAAAACCGCGTATCGTACTTTGGTGAAAGTGATgactaattaaaagtattatagaGAAGAATATTTGCCAGTCATGTATGGGATGTTGCAAACTGTTTATCAGGCGAGTTCTACGGCATGGAAGGCGGTAAGCTGGAGGCTATGCCTCCTGGGTTGGTCCATCTGGACACAGTAAGGGCCTTGCATCAGACTGTAGTCTCCCTTCGTACTGCCCTGGAATTGTCAAAGAGTGAACTAAAGGAATTGAAAGAAAAGTACAAAGAACAGTCACGGTGTTTAGAACACACAGATATTATAGAGCAGCTCACTATTGAAAATCACATTTTAAGAAGGAAAATTATTGATGGTGAAAGTCcacaaaacattaattattcaagCAGTCCCAATGTTGAAGAATATagcaatacatatataagaaCAGTTACCGGCGAGAGTACAGAAGATATAGAACAGCTACAAGAACCCCAATTTGACAATAAGTTAGAGGAAATTATTGAAGAGACCTCTATATCAAATCAATCAGAGACATCTGAAAATAAGGAAGAACCAAAAAGTGAAGTAAAAGTAATAGACAATACAAATTTCAAAACTAAACTAGAACTGTTATCAAAAtttgatgtaaaaattaaagtaaccACTTTAAAAGAAGGTTTGTCTACAACTACCTCTGAAACAGATTCAACAATTGAAGAAAAAGTAAATCCAACTGCTGATACAGAATTTGAAGAGAAAAGGGAACATTTTGAAAAGTTTGAAACTCCTAGTGGTGATAAAGTGAATATTAGGACTGTGTCaagtgataatataaaaatggctGTTCCCAGTGAGGCAGataacaaaaaagataaatttgaTGTTCAGGTGAAGATCACTTCAGAGGATAATGTTGTTGTTAAAGAGTCTATGGAAAGAGCCAAAAGAAAGGAGACTTTTAACTTAGATGTGGACACTTTGAGCCTCAGGTATGCAATATAAGTTAGAATAATTGCTGGGTCTCCAGACATTCTAATAGTTctgaatttattgtttaatggtGCACAATTTTGATTCTGGATAGTCCTACAGTATtgaaaattccattggtgTAGTGTTGTAGCCGTGATTCAAATGCAGGACCTTAGGGTTGAGACTCTCTTTTCAGTCACTAAACCAACCCTGCttatactaattttaatattcttttaccAGATCAATGTCAGAAGGAGATAACTCAGTGTTCTCTGAGGGGACTACACCTATGGAGAACAGTGCTGTTGATGAGAAGCAGGATCAAGAAAATAGTGGGAATGAGTCTGAAGAAGTTGATGATATAGAACTGATATTTACCACAGACGAGTCAAAGgatattagtaatttacaggtaattaaaatgaatccTGTCTTATTGTTCtaaaaccttattttaaagtgttttaCAGAGGTTGTGTTCTATCTGTGCAATAATTATCCCTATTTGGtgcttaattatttcttttcatttacttatttacactttattaaaaaccttaaGGACAACCTAAGGTGGCCTAATCGATGTTGAAAAATCTTTCAGACAagcctaattaaaaaaaaaatagttaaaaagtgCAGaacttatttttgtaatactcAAACTAGTTAAATGCACCAGaaacttacatttaaataacccATAccatactataaatatatgtcaaGTCTAAGTTATAGACAAGATAGAACATTCATATATTAAGccaataaaatcattaaaaactaaactttaaGAGGTATTACTATACCCAACACTTACAAGAAACTATGGTCCGTAGCAAACATACAGATTGAGCAACGAAATAAAAAGGATGTGTATTTCTAACAAAGTATCAATACTTCCCGTGAATAggccataaaatattaaacaaaaagtctttatttttACACCATTGGAATAATCTCACAAACGGTACAaaagtattgaataaaaaaaaaaattagaccTCCCGAAATCCATTTACCATCGCCCTCCAACAATCAGTATTACGGCAAGAATAACGCGCAAATCCTAGAATATCTCATAAAAAGCTTTGGCTTTCGCCCTTAGGCAACACAAAGTTACCAAACATAATAGTAATCAAatcttgatttattatttttgaaggccCACCTGTTTAGAAGGTAAGGATCGTAGCAATAAAAGGGATTTTTTTTGCtgcattatattaaaatggttGAAATCTCTACTAACatcttttaagattattttattgcacttAGAAATCATTTTGCGCGATTTTTGttgtgatttatttacattacttttaCTTTGTAATTACATGCAATCAaagtatcatttattcatgttggaaatttcacaaaataatacgtctaaatttacatttagtgCCAATTGTCAAATCAAGGAAACGAACGAAAAGAACTGGTATTAAATACTCTGTTActcttttaaatcattttttttataatacaaactaTGTACATATTTGTAAGGACGTGCAAAAATTGGCTCATCattatatgttaaaacaaCATATAATGATGAGCCAATTTTTGTTacgtgattaaataaataagaaaaccaataattaaatatacatgttatattaaaaaatataatgatttcGCTAATGGTAATAGTGTGAGCTTTGCACATATTTTGCATCACGCTATTCGTGTTTGCATGTTAATTCACCCATAAAatactttgattaattaaaacataacgAGAAAGTAATCACTTAATCGGCTTTTACTAAAAGCTTTagcttaatttgtttattcatgCAATCATATTATTTGTGGGCTTTCGCATTTAACGTAGTTAATAATCAAACTATTCAGTTTTACTGCACTCTGTATAACTTGTATATGGTAGTATATTTCGTACTGAATAGTTGACGTATGACGTATGACGTCATCTCGGGTGATACTGCTGTACGCGACCACATGGGTCGTAGATTTAATCCGTGATAAAGCAAGAATTGTTTTGAATGTACGAATAGTTTGTATGCCTACTTGAAAGccgaagttttttttatagaacaggtggcaaaggggcaggaggctcatctgatgttcataccgccgcccatggatactcgaTGCCACagggctcgcgagttcgttgccggccttttaagaattggtacgctcttttcttgaaggaccctaagtcgaattggttgggAAATActtcttaataattttcatctttCTACTTCTAAATTCAACATGtgattaaaaattctaaacattagattataatatacgtttttattgttttgtatttaatttatatatatgattttatgtACTCAGGTAAATTGTAGGTGtaggtattatattttgatatattaattgtaatttcatttaaccaatttaaaaGATACATATCAAAATGAGCCTAGTAAACTAAAGCTAAAGACCTGTATCTCGTTCGTTTATTAAGtttcttatgtaaataaaaatactgtactttaatgagaaataaagttctttaaacattaatttatttgataactttaaaatatttaaaaaaacatttagagGTCACAAATATTATGCAATTAATCCGCGTTGCAAagatttcattaattacaattcaatTGGTATTAATCTGAATCGATTGAACATCAACTACCATTTTCAGTTCGATTGTCAAGAGCCTTGCGTGTGGAACTGTTATCAATCGCGGCGAAGTATGTTAGGCCTGGTACATTCACGTCGTAAATTCAAAACTTCAATTGCATGCTCAAGTGGATTTAATGCAATGATACGTGCACACGACTGTACATTTATCTTTTGTATTTATGGCTTCGCATATACTTACTTTTATACGACATtcaatatccaaattaaactGTAGGTATATAACGCTTGCC is part of the Pieris rapae chromosome 21, ilPieRapa1.1, whole genome shotgun sequence genome and encodes:
- the LOC110995453 gene encoding 5-methylcytosine rRNA methyltransferase NSUN4, coding for MLNVLKINKYTYLYPLITAPIRHKTKTHWAKLKKKTGPKYKAINHFDDFYGSVFGDQWTSMREALFRRSKYVAVVNNYGDTEETMEDLSHKGAHCLKTLMSVQKEFHTNYPLEPTPEEQSKDNSIGNYISKLQSDEISSIYPQSQEVPEKLELKDTILKNTDEVKIEKEKSIHMSKNLDEAIDQADIDYSRIIDPAMGISSESLYQYVPATKLKGMEEFVPESLHYSFYSTQSGDFPLVIEPETEFKFPEYLKIMTYETGSEMYKFSEPKRSTTGVFNYYPLDGSSVLPVLALCLQQGDRVLDLCAAPGGKSLIALQTLLPDVLVCNDSSISRSNRLKNILRNYLIDFRTNNKWQERVVCTNKDGRLFTDDMGFDKVLVDVPCTTDRHSLNEDDNNIFRPDRIRERLRIPELQSQLLVNALRLVRVGGAVVYSTCSLSPIQNDGVVHLALKQAFVGDNIVAVVKDMTVPFSSLSSTLMLGKGNAKPKYGQLVVPHIDANFGPAYIARLVRVK